The following proteins come from a genomic window of Pseudomonas sp. J452:
- a CDS encoding glycine-rich domain-containing protein yields MTLTTTLFGGAALASGYWLWRKLRRQQRDAFIAGFAFPDRLRSKLQQRYPHLTPTQTGEVLRGLREYFQLCRLANRRMVAMPSQAVDLAWHEFILYTRQYRIFCRKGLGRFLHHVPNDVMPNQRSASEGIRRAWRLACLRENLDPRAPARLPLLFALDAQLGIADGFHYRLDCGANPGSYRSGDAYCASHIGCSSGCASGCSGDSGSSSGGSDGGGDGGGCGGGCGGGGGD; encoded by the coding sequence ATGACCCTGACCACCACCCTGTTCGGCGGCGCCGCCCTCGCCAGCGGCTACTGGCTCTGGCGCAAGTTGCGCCGCCAGCAACGCGATGCGTTCATCGCCGGTTTCGCCTTTCCCGATCGCCTGCGCAGCAAGCTGCAGCAGCGTTACCCGCACCTCACGCCGACCCAGACCGGCGAGGTACTGCGCGGCCTGCGCGAATACTTCCAGCTGTGTCGCCTGGCCAACCGGCGGATGGTCGCCATGCCCTCGCAGGCGGTGGATCTGGCCTGGCACGAATTCATCCTCTACACCCGCCAGTACCGGATCTTCTGCCGCAAGGGCCTGGGGCGCTTCCTGCACCATGTGCCAAACGACGTGATGCCCAATCAGCGCAGCGCCAGCGAGGGTATCCGCCGCGCCTGGCGCCTGGCCTGCCTGCGCGAGAACCTCGACCCACGGGCACCCGCGCGCCTGCCGCTGCTGTTCGCCCTGGACGCCCAACTGGGGATCGCCGATGGCTTCCACTATCGCCTGGACTGCGGCGCCAACCCCGGCAGCTACCGTAGCGGCGACGCCTACTGCGCCAGCCATATCGGCTGCAGTTCGGGTTGTGCCAGCGGTTGCAGCGGCGACAGCGGCTCATCCTCGGGCGGCAGTGATGGAGGCGGCGATGGCGGTGGCTGCGGGGGTGGTTGTGGAGGCGGGGGCGGCGACTAG